Below is a window of Candidatus Krumholzibacteriia bacterium DNA.
GTGCGGTTGCCGCGGGCGAATGACGAAGAAGATCTCCGGCCAGTGGAAGTGCAGGTAGTGGAAGCGCGCCAGCGGACCGCGCCGCAGCAGGTAGCGGAGCGAGAAGGGGACTTGCACGTAGCGCAGGTCGATGCGCTCGAGCGCCTGATAGAGGAGATGGTTGTACACGTTCCCCGAGTTGCGGTCGGGGATCATGGTGATGACGCTCACGATCGGGCTGCGCTTCCTGCCAGACGCCGGCGCCAGTCGTCGAGCACATCGGCCAGTGTCCTCTCCATGGGGATCTCTGCTTCCCAGCCCGTGCGCTCGCGCAGCCGGCTGCTGTCGCCCACCAGGATGGGGAGATCGGAAGGCCGCAGGCGGGCGGGATCCGCTTCGAGACGGAGGGGCAGACGGCTGCGCTGCAAGAGCGCGGCGACCAGGCTCTGCAGCGACTCCGCCCGGCCGCGGCAAACATTGTAAGCACGCCCGGCCTCGCCGTGCTCGAGCAGCAGAGCATAGGCGCGCACCACGTCGCGCACGTCGAGGAAGTCCCGGCTGACCTCGAGGTTGCCGACGCGCACCACCGGCGGACGGGCGCCGGCCTCGGCGGCGGCGATCTGCTTCGCCACCGCCGGGAGGACGAAGTCGTCGCTTTGTCCCGGGCCGCTATGGTTGAAGCTGCGCACGACCACGACATCCAGCCCGTGAGCCGTGTGGTACTGCAGCGCCAGGAATTCCTGCGCCACCTTGCTCACCGCGTAAGGGCTCGACGGGCGGAAGGGCTGCTCCTCGCGCAAGGGCAGCTCGTCCGCCCGCACCCGCCCGTACTGCTCCGCCGAGCCGATGACCAAGACCCGCGTCGCCGGGCGCGGGCGCAGCGCCTCGAAGAGATTGCAGGCCGACAGCAGATTGTTCGCCAAGGTTTGCTGCGGCGCTGCGAACGACCGCGCCACGGAGGAAACGCTGGCCAGGTGCACGACGGCGTCGGGGCGCAGGTCGTGGACGAGCTCGCGCACCGCCTCGGCCTGGGTGAGGTCGCAGGCCCGGTGTGTCTCGGGGGCGGGCGTCTCCGGGCGATCGGTGCCCCAGACTTCGTGGCCCAGGGCCTCGAGGTGCCGGAGCAGGTGCGGGCCGACGAAGCCGCGGGCTCCGGTGACCAGGATGCGCGCCACGTCAGCGCCCCACGCGTTCGAGGTCGGCTTGCACCATCATCTCGACGAGCTCGGGGAGCTGTACCCGGGCACGCCAGTCGAAGGCTTGCTCCGCTTTGCGGCAGTCGCCCACCAGCTCGTGGATCTCGGCGGGCCGCACGAAGCGCGGGTCCGCCACCACGTGCTCCTCCCAATCGAGGCCCACCGCCTCGAAGGCGAGCCGGGCAAACTCGCGCACCGAATGCGTCTTCCCCGAGGCGATGACGAAATCATCGGGCTGCTCGAGCTGCAACATCTGCCACATGGCACGGACGTAATCCCCGGCGAAACCCCAGTCGCGCCGCGCCTCCAGGTTGCCGAGGGCGAGCTTGTCCTGCAGGCCCGCCTTGATGCGGGCAGCGCCGTCGGTGATCTTACGGGTGACGAACTCCAGACCGCGCCGCGGCGACTCGTGATTGAAGAGGATGCCCGAGGCGACGAAGAGCCCGTAGCTGTCGCGGTAGTTCACCGCGATGTCGTGGCCGTAGACCTTGGCGACGCCGTAGGGGCTGCGCGGCCGGAAGGGTGTCGCCTCGTTCTGCGGCGATTCCGTGGCATTGCCGAACATCTCGCTCGAGGAGGCCTGGTAGAAGCGCGCCTCCGGGGCGAGCAGGCGCATGGCCTCGAGCATGCGGGTGACGCCGAGGGCAGTGAACTCCCCAGTGAGCACCGGCTGGTTCCACGACGTCTGCACGAAAGACTGGGCGGCCAGGTTGTAGATCTCCTGCGGCCGGGCGGCGCGGATGGCTTCGAGCAGCGAGTTCGGGTCCAGGAGGTCGCCGGGGAGCAGGTGCAACCGGTCCTGGACGTGCTGGATGCGTTCGAAGTTGAGGGTGCTGCTCCGGCGCACCAGTCCATACACCTCGTACCCCCGTTCCAGGAGGAACTCGGCGAGGTAGGAACCGTCCTGGCCGGTGACACCGGTGATCAAAGCGCTCGGCACGAAGCCTCCGCGGGGGACGAGGCGGGCTGGAGGCCGGCCGCCCGCCGGGGGCCGTTCGAGGGGCGTATCTCACGTCAGGATAGCACACTAGCCGCGAGATGGCGGTGCTCGAGGCGGCCGGGCCGAAGACCCGGCCGGGACCACCGGGGGAAGACGGAAAGAACGGTACAAAGGGAACCTTTCTTGCGGCTTCCGGAGGGCCCCATGGACTAATGTAGGAAAAGAGGGGCCGGCGAACTTTGGGAGGTCGGATGGAACTCACGCAGCAAACAGGGCTCGTGGTGGTGGACGTGCAGCGCGACTTCCTCCTCGAGGGCACGCTTCCCGTTCCTCGTAGCAACGAGGTCGTGGCAACGGCCAGCCGTTTGGCCGAAGGCTTTCATGCGGCTGGCTTGCTCGTCGCTTGCACCCGCGCCTGGCTGCCTGCGGATCACAAGAGCTTCCGCGGTCATGGAGGACAACTGCCGGTGCATTGTGTCCAGGATACCCACGGCGCCGAGTTCGCCGACGATCTCGTCATTCCGCCGGATACGTGGATCCTTTCCAAGGGCACGAACCGAACGCAGAGCGCCCTCTCCGCCTTCGACGGCACCGATTTCGGCGAGCGCTTGCGCAAGGCCGGGATCGAAACGCTGCTCATCTGCGGCTTGGCCACGGAAACCGGGGTCAAGCACACGGTGCTCGACGCTCTCGAATCGGGTT
It encodes the following:
- the gmd gene encoding GDP-mannose 4,6-dehydratase, with product MPSALITGVTGQDGSYLAEFLLERGYEVYGLVRRSSTLNFERIQHVQDRLHLLPGDLLDPNSLLEAIRAARPQEIYNLAAQSFVQTSWNQPVLTGEFTALGVTRMLEAMRLLAPEARFYQASSSEMFGNATESPQNEATPFRPRSPYGVAKVYGHDIAVNYRDSYGLFVASGILFNHESPRRGLEFVTRKITDGAARIKAGLQDKLALGNLEARRDWGFAGDYVRAMWQMLQLEQPDDFVIASGKTHSVREFARLAFEAVGLDWEEHVVADPRFVRPAEIHELVGDCRKAEQAFDWRARVQLPELVEMMVQADLERVGR
- a CDS encoding GDP-mannose 4,6-dehydratase yields the protein MARILVTGARGFVGPHLLRHLEALGHEVWGTDRPETPAPETHRACDLTQAEAVRELVHDLRPDAVVHLASVSSVARSFAAPQQTLANNLLSACNLFEALRPRPATRVLVIGSAEQYGRVRADELPLREEQPFRPSSPYAVSKVAQEFLALQYHTAHGLDVVVVRSFNHSGPGQSDDFVLPAVAKQIAAAEAGARPPVVRVGNLEVSRDFLDVRDVVRAYALLLEHGEAGRAYNVCRGRAESLQSLVAALLQRSRLPLRLEADPARLRPSDLPILVGDSSRLRERTGWEAEIPMERTLADVLDDWRRRLAGSAARS
- a CDS encoding isochorismatase family protein, which codes for MELTQQTGLVVVDVQRDFLLEGTLPVPRSNEVVATASRLAEGFHAAGLLVACTRAWLPADHKSFRGHGGQLPVHCVQDTHGAEFADDLVIPPDTWILSKGTNRTQSALSAFDGTDFGERLRKAGIETLLICGLATETGVKHTVLDALESGFGAYIVADACRPFNKHVGDGARSVEEMLRAGARIVSSGAVRNALETFSATE